One Sciurus carolinensis chromosome 10, mSciCar1.2, whole genome shotgun sequence genomic window carries:
- the Ppat gene encoding amidophosphoribosyltransferase: MELEELGIREECGVFGCIASGEWPTQLDVPHVITLGLVGLQHRGQESAGIVTSDGSCVPTFKTHKGMGLVNHVFTEDNLKKLYVSNLGIGHTRYATTGNCELENCQPFVVETLHGKIAVAHNGELVNAARLRKKLLRHGVGLSTSSDSEMITQLLAYTPPQEQDDTPDWVARIKNLMKEAPTAYSLLIMHRDVIYAVRDPYGNRPLCIGRLIPVSDINDKEKKTSETEGWVVSSESCSFLSIGARYYREVLPGEIVEISRHNVRTLDVISRSEGNPVAFCIFEYVYFARPDSMFEDQMVYTVRFRCGQQLAIEAPVDADLVSTVPESATPAALGYAGKCGLPYVEVLCKNRYVGRTFIQPNMRLRQLGVAKKFGVLSDNFKGKRIVLIDDSIVRGNTISPIIKLLKESGAKEVHIRVASPPIRYPCFMGINIPTKEELIANKPEFDRLAEYLGANSVVYLSVEGLVSSVQEGMKFKKQKEKGMIYDSRKWKWIGMF; encoded by the exons GGGCCAGGAGAGTGCTGGTATCGTGACCAGTGATGGGAGTTGTGTGCCAACATTCAAAACGCATAAG GGAATGGGTCTTGTAAATCATGTTTTTACTGAAGACAATTTGAAGAAATTGTATGTTTCAAATCTTGGTATTGGACACACGAGGTATGCCACTACAGGAAACTGTGAATTAGAAAATTGTCAGCCCTTTGTTGTTGAAACGCTTCATGGGAAAATAGCTGTGGCACATAATGGCGAATTGGTAAATGCTGCTCGATTAAGGAAAAAG cTTCTGCGTCATGGTGTTGGTCTATCCACCAGCTCTGATAGTGAAATGATAACCCAGTTACTGGCGTATACCCCTCCTCAGGAACAAGATGACACCCCAGACTGGGTGGCAAG GATTAAAAACTTGATGAAGGAAGCACCCACAGCATACTCCCTGCTAATAATGCACAGAGATGTTATTTATGCAGTTCGGGATCCTTATGGAAATCGTCCTCTATGCATTGGTCGACTTATTCCGGTTTCTGATATAAATGACAAAG agaaaaaaacatCAGAAACAGAAGGATGGGTGGTGTCTTCAGAATCTTGTAGCTTTTTATCTATTGGTGCAAG atattacCGTGAGGTTTTGCCTGGGGAAATTGTAGAAATATCCAGACATAATGTCCGAACTCTTGATGTCATATCAAGGTCTGAAGGAAACCCGGTGGCTTTTTGTATCtttgaatatgtttattttgCAAGACCAGATAGTATGTTTGAAG ACCAAATGGTTTATACAGTTAGATTCCGTTGTGGTCAACAGCTGGCAATTGAAGCACCTGTGGATGCAGATTTGGTTAGCACTGTTCCAGAATCTGCTACACCTGCTGCTCTTGGTTACGCAGGAAAG TGTGGACTTCCATACGTGGAGGTGCTGTGTAAAAACCGGTATGTCGGAAGAACTTTCATTCAGCCGAACATGAGGTTAAGACAACTTGGTGTTGCCAAAAAATTTGGAGTATTGTCCGACAACTTTAAAGGCAAAAGAATTGTTCTTATAGATGATTCAATTGTGAGAGGCAATACCATCTCACCTATAATAAAATTGCTCAAAGAATCTGGTGCAAAAGAG GTACACATTCGAGTAGCTTCACCACCAATTCGATACCCATGCTTCATGGGAATAAACATTCCCACAAAAGAAGAGCTTATTGCCAATAAACCAGAATTTGATCGTCTTGCAGAATATTTAG GAGCAAACAGTGTTGTGTATCTGTCAGTAGAAGGACTGGTTTCATCTGTACAAGaaggaatgaaatttaaaaaacaaaaagagaaaggaatgataTATGattcaagaaaatggaaatggattGGAATGTTTTGA